One genomic region from Sorangium aterium encodes:
- a CDS encoding ester cyclase, with protein MSSIEANKAIARRFLDLVSEHKIEELCEMISPSWRMHGGPPALPEGPEGIRALFGTFGAVEQTWSIEDVIAEGDKVVVRAKNTCAQASFLGIPSHGRQQTFTAMFIHHIVEGKIVETWRNADDLGRLLQLGARFEPGVPKAPT; from the coding sequence ATGTCTTCAATCGAGGCGAACAAAGCGATCGCGCGACGGTTTCTCGATCTCGTGAGCGAACACAAGATCGAGGAGCTCTGCGAGATGATCTCTCCGTCGTGGAGGATGCACGGCGGGCCGCCCGCGCTCCCCGAAGGGCCGGAAGGGATCCGCGCGCTCTTCGGGACATTCGGCGCCGTCGAGCAAACATGGTCGATCGAGGACGTGATCGCCGAAGGGGACAAGGTGGTCGTGCGCGCGAAGAACACGTGCGCACAAGCGAGCTTCCTCGGCATCCCGAGCCACGGACGGCAGCAGACGTTCACCGCGATGTTCATTCACCACATCGTCGAGGGCAAGATCGTCGAGACATGGCGTAACGCCGACGATCTCGGCCGGCTCTTGCAGCTCGGCGCGCGGTTCGAGCCAGGGGTACCCAAGGCTCCGACGTGA
- a CDS encoding TolB family protein codes for MEIDGHSAAPITFTATGTLSDGTTRALEPGALLWSATRGDDTPPGTIAGGVLAPFASAGGTVRVTASDGCVMGETTVVLHLSTVLGTPSDQGAWAGTPVTGAPAPSIVYPSDQTRFPRNVYRTLFQWRSQGFTEFRLVFTGASSTVTIFTDGAHGLCEQANPAAGCWEVDETTWNYIAGSNAGGTATWTVDALDTSTTPATVRRSAAIEIGFSRQDVKGAIFYWSTTSAGVRRGKISRQTPEDYIVGKPPTTYSDGDKVKCVACHVVSRDGKYMAAPVSANSGNSLWILAVTPDAPPDPLVKSVKDTDGHVFATISPDDARVVAASKGAMWMVERETGAYVNDLPTGALKGTHPDWSPLGTEVVFATGDGDAPGGSSLAHIPYSNGVWGQASVLLAPPAKKSDLFPSFSPDAAWIAFSRGKGGHGDNTAQLMVLGASGGQPVELLNANRVTSNRMTDGQYQNSQPTWAPPGDLNWIAFNTKREYGVVRPEGTQQIWVAAIDVQKAAAGQDPSYPAFRVPFQGLDENNHRAYWTLDINEDSGGAGGSGGGTGGAGTGGAGGNPTEPVCSTILDVDDLCDPVNDCCQTGSYCDTSDDGVTYTCIAAIR; via the coding sequence GTGGAGATCGATGGCCACTCCGCTGCGCCGATCACGTTCACGGCCACCGGGACGCTCTCCGACGGCACCACGAGGGCGCTCGAGCCGGGGGCGCTCCTCTGGTCAGCGACGCGCGGCGACGACACGCCTCCGGGGACGATCGCGGGCGGTGTCCTGGCGCCTTTCGCCTCAGCGGGCGGCACGGTGCGAGTCACTGCGAGCGATGGATGCGTGATGGGAGAGACGACCGTCGTGCTCCACCTGAGCACGGTCCTCGGCACGCCGAGCGATCAAGGCGCCTGGGCGGGGACCCCGGTCACGGGCGCTCCTGCGCCGAGCATCGTTTACCCGAGCGATCAAACGCGCTTTCCGCGGAACGTCTACCGCACGCTGTTCCAGTGGCGGAGCCAAGGGTTCACGGAGTTCCGGCTCGTATTCACGGGCGCGAGCTCCACGGTCACCATCTTCACGGACGGCGCGCACGGCCTCTGCGAGCAGGCCAACCCCGCCGCCGGGTGCTGGGAGGTGGACGAGACGACCTGGAACTACATCGCTGGCTCCAATGCCGGCGGGACCGCGACCTGGACGGTCGACGCGCTCGATACCTCGACGACGCCAGCCACCGTGCGCCGCTCGGCCGCCATCGAGATAGGCTTCTCCAGGCAGGACGTGAAAGGCGCGATCTTCTATTGGTCGACGACCTCTGCCGGAGTGCGGCGGGGGAAGATCTCTCGCCAGACTCCGGAGGACTACATCGTGGGCAAGCCCCCGACGACGTACTCCGACGGCGACAAGGTGAAATGCGTCGCATGCCACGTGGTCTCGCGCGATGGCAAGTACATGGCAGCTCCGGTGTCCGCCAACTCCGGGAACAGCCTGTGGATCCTCGCGGTGACGCCGGACGCGCCGCCCGACCCGCTCGTCAAGAGCGTGAAGGACACGGACGGCCACGTCTTTGCGACGATCTCGCCCGACGACGCGCGGGTCGTCGCCGCGTCGAAGGGAGCCATGTGGATGGTCGAGCGGGAGACCGGCGCCTATGTCAACGATCTCCCGACCGGCGCGCTGAAGGGGACGCATCCGGACTGGTCCCCCCTCGGGACGGAGGTCGTCTTCGCCACGGGCGACGGCGATGCTCCCGGCGGCTCATCGCTCGCGCATATTCCGTACAGCAATGGCGTCTGGGGGCAGGCATCGGTCCTGCTCGCGCCGCCCGCCAAGAAGAGCGACCTCTTCCCGAGCTTCTCTCCGGATGCGGCATGGATCGCGTTCTCGCGGGGGAAGGGCGGCCACGGTGACAACACGGCCCAGCTCATGGTCCTCGGCGCGAGCGGCGGCCAGCCGGTGGAGCTCCTCAACGCGAACCGCGTCACATCGAACCGGATGACCGACGGGCAGTATCAGAACAGCCAGCCTACGTGGGCGCCGCCAGGCGATCTCAACTGGATCGCCTTCAACACGAAGCGGGAGTACGGCGTCGTGCGCCCCGAGGGGACCCAGCAGATCTGGGTGGCCGCCATCGATGTCCAGAAGGCTGCTGCAGGCCAGGACCCGAGCTACCCGGCGTTCCGCGTGCCGTTCCAGGGTCTCGACGAGAACAACCACCGCGCCTACTGGACCCTCGACATCAACGAGGACAGCGGCGGCGCGGGCGGGAGCGGCGGCGGCACAGGCGGCGCGGGGACGGGGGGCGCGGGGGGAAATCCGACTGAGCCCGTATGCTCGACGATCCTCGACGTTGATGATCTCTGCGATCCCGTGAACGACTGTTGCCAGACCGGCTCTTACTGCGACACATCCGACGATGGCGTGACGTACACCTGCATCGCAGCGATCAGGTAG
- the glyS gene encoding glycine--tRNA ligase subunit beta, producing the protein MSNEASDLLLEIGVEELPSSFVEAALRALPDLATKRLAELRLRHGAVRALGTPRRLALLVSGVAARQPDLEEEVTGPPVKAAFKDGAPTKAAEAFAQKLGCTVAELRRVEGPKGEYLAGTRREAGKPAAELLPDILTSLVAAIPFRKSMRWGQGDFAFGRPIQWLVALSGGEVIPVEIAGIRSGRTSRGHRFLAPGEIAIGAAKDYVEAMRAAHVLVDPEARAKLMRERLLAAARDAGGALIEDDFLIGENLSLVEEPHVIVGSFEERFLELPERVILEVARGHQRYFGVRDARTGALLPRYLAVVNTAEAPEKIKRGNDNTMRSRLSDAQFFYREDVKIPLANRREKLGGIVFQKRLGSVLAKAERVERLARELGLLLMLPEQTLVAAASGAHLAKCDLVALMVGEFPELQGEMGRAYALAQGVSPEVADVVRDHYLPKGAADATAPTHAGALVAIADRLDTLVGCFAIGLVPTSTADPYGLRRACLGVLRTLLDRDLDLRLGAAFGAAYDGYAGVELNVSREELATRLGEFFSERLRGLLSDRLPQDAVLACLRVAADRPLDLRARVRAIDALSPEVRARVGEVFKRATNIADKAPAGEPVAPFGQDVHPSETALFAGYLKLREQIASDVRSGSYDAAFRAVADFAPLLHQYFIDVFVMTDDAAVRDNRLRLMRALSETCGSLARLELLGEAPRAAS; encoded by the coding sequence ATGTCCAACGAAGCGAGCGATCTCCTGCTCGAAATCGGCGTCGAGGAGCTCCCCTCGTCGTTTGTCGAGGCCGCGCTCCGCGCGCTCCCGGATCTCGCAACGAAGCGCCTCGCGGAGCTCAGGCTCCGCCACGGCGCGGTGCGCGCGCTCGGCACCCCGCGTCGGCTCGCGCTGCTCGTCTCCGGGGTCGCGGCGCGCCAGCCGGACCTCGAGGAGGAGGTCACCGGCCCGCCGGTCAAGGCGGCCTTCAAGGACGGCGCGCCCACGAAGGCGGCCGAGGCGTTCGCGCAGAAGCTCGGCTGTACCGTCGCGGAGCTGCGCCGCGTCGAGGGGCCGAAGGGCGAGTACCTCGCGGGCACCCGCCGCGAGGCCGGCAAGCCCGCGGCCGAGCTCCTCCCCGACATCCTGACGTCGCTCGTCGCGGCCATCCCCTTCCGCAAGTCGATGCGCTGGGGGCAGGGAGATTTCGCGTTCGGCCGCCCCATCCAGTGGCTGGTCGCGCTCTCCGGCGGCGAGGTCATCCCCGTCGAGATCGCCGGCATCCGCAGCGGGCGCACGAGCCGCGGCCACCGCTTCCTCGCGCCGGGCGAGATCGCGATCGGCGCCGCGAAGGACTACGTGGAGGCGATGCGCGCGGCGCACGTGCTCGTCGACCCCGAGGCGCGCGCGAAGCTCATGCGCGAGCGCCTGCTCGCCGCGGCGCGGGACGCGGGCGGGGCGCTGATCGAGGACGACTTCCTGATCGGCGAGAACCTCTCCCTCGTGGAGGAGCCGCACGTCATCGTCGGCAGCTTCGAGGAGCGGTTCCTCGAGCTGCCGGAGCGGGTGATCCTCGAGGTCGCGCGCGGCCACCAGCGCTACTTCGGCGTCCGCGACGCGAGGACGGGGGCGCTGCTCCCGAGGTACCTGGCGGTCGTGAACACCGCGGAGGCGCCCGAGAAGATCAAGCGCGGCAACGACAACACGATGCGCTCGCGCCTGTCGGACGCGCAGTTCTTCTACCGGGAGGACGTCAAGATCCCGCTCGCGAACCGCCGCGAGAAGCTCGGCGGGATCGTGTTCCAGAAGCGGCTCGGCAGCGTGCTGGCGAAGGCCGAGCGCGTCGAGCGGCTCGCCCGCGAGCTCGGCCTGCTCCTGATGCTGCCCGAGCAGACGCTGGTGGCGGCGGCCTCCGGGGCGCACCTCGCGAAGTGCGATCTCGTCGCGCTGATGGTGGGCGAGTTCCCCGAGCTCCAGGGCGAGATGGGGCGGGCGTACGCGCTCGCCCAGGGGGTCAGCCCGGAGGTGGCCGACGTCGTCCGCGATCACTACCTGCCCAAGGGCGCCGCGGACGCGACGGCGCCGACGCACGCCGGCGCGCTGGTCGCGATCGCCGATCGGCTCGACACCCTGGTCGGCTGCTTCGCGATCGGGCTCGTCCCCACGAGCACCGCCGACCCGTACGGGCTGCGCCGCGCGTGCCTCGGCGTGCTGCGCACGCTCCTGGATCGCGATCTCGATCTGCGCCTCGGCGCCGCGTTCGGCGCCGCCTACGACGGCTACGCCGGGGTGGAGCTCAACGTCTCGCGCGAGGAGCTCGCGACCCGCCTCGGCGAGTTCTTCTCCGAGCGGCTGCGGGGCCTGCTCTCCGACCGGCTCCCGCAGGACGCGGTCCTCGCGTGCCTGCGCGTCGCCGCGGACCGCCCGCTCGATCTCAGGGCCCGCGTGCGCGCGATCGACGCGCTGAGCCCGGAGGTGCGCGCGCGGGTGGGCGAGGTCTTCAAGCGGGCCACGAACATCGCCGACAAGGCGCCTGCCGGCGAGCCGGTGGCGCCGTTCGGACAGGACGTGCACCCGAGCGAGACGGCGCTCTTCGCGGGGTACCTCAAGCTGCGCGAGCAGATCGCGTCGGACGTCCGGAGCGGCTCGTACGACGCCGCGTTCAGGGCGGTGGCGGATTTCGCGCCCCTCTTGCACCAGTACTTCATCGACGTGTTCGTGATGACCGACGACGCGGCCGTGCGGGACAACCGGCTGCGGCTGATGCGCGCCCTGTCGGAGACCTGCGGGAGCCTGGCCAGGCTGGAGCTCCTCGGCGAGGCGCCGCGCGCGGCGTCGTAG